The following are encoded together in the Cynocephalus volans isolate mCynVol1 chromosome 4, mCynVol1.pri, whole genome shotgun sequence genome:
- the LOC134376726 gene encoding keratin-associated protein 5-4-like codes for MGCCGCSGGCGSSCGGCGSSCGGCGSSCGGCGSSCGGCGSSCGGCGSSCGGCGSSCYVPICCCKPVCCCVPACSCSSCGKGGCGSCGSSKGGCGSCGGCKGGCGSCGGSKGGCGSCGGSKGGCGSCGGCKGSCGSCGSSKGGCGSCGGCKGGCGSCGGSKGGCGSCGGCNGGCGSCGGSKGGCGSCGSSKGGCGSCGCSQSSCCVPVCCQSSCCKPCCSQSSCCVPVCCQSSCCKPCCCQSSCCKPCCSQSSCCVPVCCQCKI; via the coding sequence ATGGGCTGCTGTGGATGTTCCGGAGGCtgcggctccagctgtgggggctGCGGCTCCAGCTGTGGAGGCtgcggctccagctgtgggggctgcggctccagctgtgggggtTGCGGCTCCAGCTGTGGAGGATGtggctccagctgtgggggctGCGGCTCCAGCTGCTATGTGCCCATCTGCTGCTGCAAGCCTGTGTGCTGCTGTGTGCCAGCCTGttcctgctccagctgtggcAAAGGGGGCTGTGGCTCTTGTGGGAGCTCCAAGGGGGGCTGTGGCTCTTGTGGGGGCTGCAAGGGGGGCTGTGGTTCTTGTGGGGGCTCCAAGGGGGGCTGTGGCTCCTGTGGGGGTTCCAAAGGGGGCTGTGGCTCTTGTGGGGGCTGCAAGGGGAGCTGTGGCTCCTGTGGGAGCTCCAAGGGGGGCTGTGGCTCTTGTGGGGGCTGCAAGGGGGGCTGTGGCTCTTGTGGGGGCTCCAAGGGGGGCTGTGGCTCCTGTGGGGGCTGCAACGGGGGCTGTGGCTCCTGTGGGGGCTCCAAGGGGGGCTGTGGTTCCTGTGGGAGCTCCAAGGGGGGCTGTGGCTCTTGTGGTTGCTCCCAGTCCAGTTGCTGTGTCCCTGTGTGCTGccagtccagctgctgcaagccctgctgctcccagtccagctgctgtGTCCCCGTGTGCTGccagtccagctgctgcaagCCCTGCTGCTGCCAGTCCAGCTGCTGCAAACCCTGCTgctcccagtccagctgctgtGTCCCTGTGTGCTGCCAGTGCAAGATCTGA